In one window of Fibrobacter sp. UWH6 DNA:
- a CDS encoding deoxyguanosinetriphosphate triphosphohydrolase, whose amino-acid sequence MLSATRYGHPADQDPNRSDFHRDYDRIVFSTAFRRLGRKTQVHPFSVNDHVHSRLTHSIEVSSVGRSLAITVYHLIKKYLPKYINEYQFGTIVQSACLAHDIGNPPFGHAGEAAIREWFRKNRHSPAMQDLKPDEIADFENFDGNAQGHRILSKLEYHFLDGGMRLTYATIGAMIKYPQLAKFGTPTSLFSTEADLYRMTAYTLGLPELETGKWIRHPLVYLMEAADDICYSILDVEDAIELGILTFGDVRGMFSYLCGPDVDIDREYQENGQNFRDFLSSIRGLAIQNLIDDVAVTFVKHYEEIMNGEPVKHLTDLSKSEVMDGIKIAKRLGVERIYPDRRKTELEVGSYTTLSTVLDAFINGVYDFRKNGKNSYRADRIVRLIGQAKIGQSVTAAEAYHQVLDFVSGMTDNYATYLARQIGGLAMGY is encoded by the coding sequence GGCACCCTGCTGATCAGGACCCGAACCGTTCTGATTTTCACCGCGATTATGACCGCATTGTTTTTTCTACGGCATTTAGGCGGTTGGGCCGCAAGACCCAGGTGCATCCTTTTTCTGTAAATGACCATGTTCACAGCCGACTGACCCACAGTATCGAAGTCAGTAGCGTTGGCCGTAGCCTGGCCATTACAGTTTATCACCTGATCAAGAAGTACCTGCCCAAGTACATTAACGAATACCAGTTCGGTACCATTGTACAGTCAGCTTGTCTTGCCCACGATATTGGCAACCCTCCCTTTGGTCACGCCGGTGAAGCCGCCATTCGCGAATGGTTCCGCAAGAACCGCCATTCCCCGGCCATGCAGGATTTGAAACCCGACGAAATCGCCGACTTCGAAAACTTCGACGGTAATGCCCAGGGCCACCGCATTTTGAGCAAGCTGGAATACCACTTCCTTGATGGTGGTATGCGCCTGACTTATGCGACTATTGGAGCCATGATCAAGTATCCCCAGTTGGCCAAGTTTGGAACTCCCACCAGCCTTTTCTCTACCGAGGCGGATCTTTACCGCATGACGGCCTACACCTTGGGCCTCCCGGAACTGGAAACGGGCAAGTGGATCCGTCATCCGCTGGTTTACCTGATGGAAGCGGCCGACGATATCTGCTACAGTATTTTGGACGTGGAAGACGCCATTGAACTTGGCATTTTGACTTTCGGTGACGTCAGGGGAATGTTCAGCTACCTGTGTGGACCGGACGTAGATATTGACCGCGAATATCAGGAAAACGGCCAGAACTTCCGTGACTTCCTCAGCAGTATCCGCGGCCTGGCCATCCAGAATCTGATTGATGATGTGGCTGTGACTTTCGTAAAGCATTACGAAGAAATCATGAATGGCGAACCGGTAAAACATCTGACGGACCTGTCTAAGTCCGAGGTGATGGACGGCATCAAGATTGCCAAGCGCCTGGGCGTAGAACGAATTTATCCCGACCGCCGCAAGACGGAACTGGAAGTGGGTAGCTATACCACCCTGAGTACCGTATTGGACGCCTTCATCAATGGTGTTTATGACTTCCGCAAGAACGGTAAGAATTCCTACCGCGCAGACCGAATTGTACGTCTGATCGGCCAGGCGAAAATCGGCCAGAGCGTAACGGCCGCCGAAGCTTACCACCAGGTGCTGGATTTTGTCAGCGGAATGACCGATAATTATGCAACCTACTTGGCACGCCAGATTGGCGGCTTGGCCATGGGTTACTAA
- a CDS encoding S41 family peptidase, giving the protein MKSVIKASLFAAAFGMAASSAFAESESFGGIGVTIYQLRDGVKVAEVIPGTPAAETKLQAGDVITAVDGVSLKGQDIEFSKEQLRGQVNKPLEITYISEGETYTATIRRAQITVKDLDSKNVEAWYGNKTEFEAAELETYASASQSDKQLVAVLKHGNAIGSGEKVNATNLNGIYVEKANEFAPKVKASTGKVGSAALKGFTRSAISFNVKSEGTANITIMNADGAEVARLQENVVKGFNTVKWNGEATPAGRYMVTIELNGSVSGKNAVLK; this is encoded by the coding sequence ATGAAGAGTGTTATCAAGGCTTCTTTGTTTGCTGCCGCATTCGGTATGGCAGCCTCTTCCGCTTTCGCCGAAAGTGAATCTTTCGGTGGTATTGGCGTTACCATTTATCAGCTCCGCGATGGTGTTAAGGTTGCCGAAGTGATTCCGGGAACCCCCGCTGCCGAAACCAAGCTCCAGGCCGGTGATGTGATTACTGCTGTAGACGGTGTCAGCCTGAAGGGTCAGGACATTGAATTTTCTAAGGAACAGCTCCGCGGTCAGGTGAACAAGCCTCTTGAAATCACCTATATCAGCGAAGGCGAAACCTATACCGCTACCATCCGCCGTGCCCAGATTACCGTTAAGGATCTGGACTCCAAGAACGTAGAAGCCTGGTATGGCAACAAGACTGAATTCGAAGCTGCCGAATTGGAAACCTACGCCAGCGCAAGTCAGTCCGACAAGCAGCTGGTGGCCGTGCTGAAGCATGGTAATGCCATCGGTTCCGGCGAAAAGGTAAACGCCACCAACCTGAACGGCATCTATGTAGAAAAGGCAAACGAATTTGCTCCCAAGGTCAAGGCTTCTACCGGCAAGGTTGGCTCTGCTGCCTTGAAGGGCTTTACCCGCTCTGCAATCAGCTTCAATGTTAAGTCTGAAGGTACTGCCAACATTACCATCATGAATGCCGATGGTGCCGAAGTGGCCCGCCTCCAGGAAAACGTGGTGAAGGGCTTCAACACCGTGAAGTGGAATGGCGAAGCTACCCCGGCTGGCCGTTACATGGTGACCATCGAACTGAATGGTTCTGTAAGCGGTAAGAATGCCGTGCTGAAGTAA
- a CDS encoding pyrimidine 5'-nucleotidase encodes MIWLFDYDLTIYGADEHNVIDSLDHRISLMVQKATGTDFETAHQIRKDYLKRFGTTLAGLQAMHGVDPETFFDFIHEPEYLTYPKHSPAKANLIMGLAGHRFVFTNGRRDWSEAGMEHMGVRQCFEDVFDLKQMDWIGKPHDSAYEKAERWLAKKVPEMFFANGTPADPSQIVLLDDSVRNLEPAHRRGWTTILVNPVPDVPSWVNFYIPSLLHLTSILPELAKRMK; translated from the coding sequence ATGATTTGGCTATTTGACTATGACCTTACCATTTATGGTGCCGATGAACATAATGTCATCGATTCCCTGGACCATCGCATTTCGTTGATGGTGCAGAAGGCAACCGGTACTGACTTTGAAACGGCTCACCAGATCCGTAAGGATTACCTGAAGCGTTTTGGTACCACATTGGCGGGCCTCCAGGCTATGCACGGTGTGGATCCGGAAACCTTTTTCGATTTCATTCATGAACCGGAATATCTGACTTACCCCAAGCATTCTCCGGCAAAGGCGAACCTGATTATGGGGCTTGCCGGACACCGTTTCGTGTTTACCAATGGCCGCAGGGACTGGAGCGAAGCGGGCATGGAACATATGGGTGTGCGTCAGTGCTTCGAGGATGTTTTCGACCTGAAGCAGATGGACTGGATTGGAAAGCCCCACGACAGCGCCTACGAAAAGGCGGAACGCTGGTTGGCCAAGAAGGTCCCCGAGATGTTCTTTGCCAACGGCACTCCGGCGGATCCTTCCCAGATTGTACTGCTGGACGATTCTGTCCGCAATCTGGAACCTGCCCATCGTCGCGGCTGGACCACCATTCTGGTGAACCCTGTTCCCGACGTGCCTAGCTGGGTGAACTTCTATATTCCCTCCCTTTTGCATTTGACAAGTATCTTGCCGGAATTGGCAAAGAGAATGAAGTAA
- a CDS encoding metal ABC transporter permease, with translation MLELLSMEFMQNALVAAVLVAVACGVMGTFVVVNRLTSLAGGVAHASFGGVGLAALLGFSPMLGSLGFAVACAMLMGILTWRDRKNSDTFIGVIWAGGMALGVILTDLTPGYSGEMMSFLFGSLLTVPLELLYWMVALLVVILVAVVVNFRKFLAISYDPEFARVQGLPVLTYYMALIALIALTVVIAVQAVGMILVIALLTIPAYIAECYAKNLAQMMVMSVVFSLVLVVTGLMLACQLNFVVGPTIIACGVLVYALHFAVKKLRRA, from the coding sequence ATGCTTGAACTTTTGTCGATGGAGTTTATGCAGAACGCCTTGGTGGCGGCAGTCCTGGTGGCTGTGGCTTGCGGCGTCATGGGAACTTTTGTGGTGGTGAACCGCCTGACTTCCTTGGCTGGGGGCGTGGCTCATGCCTCTTTTGGCGGCGTGGGTCTGGCGGCTCTACTTGGATTCTCTCCTATGCTGGGCTCCCTGGGTTTTGCGGTGGCCTGTGCCATGCTCATGGGCATTCTCACCTGGCGAGACCGAAAGAACTCCGATACCTTTATTGGCGTCATCTGGGCTGGCGGTATGGCCCTGGGCGTGATCCTCACGGACTTGACTCCCGGTTACAGTGGCGAAATGATGAGTTTTCTGTTCGGTAGTCTTCTGACGGTACCTTTGGAACTGCTGTATTGGATGGTGGCACTCCTTGTGGTGATTCTTGTGGCCGTGGTGGTCAACTTCCGGAAGTTCCTGGCCATCTCCTACGATCCTGAATTTGCCCGGGTGCAGGGATTGCCTGTGCTGACTTACTATATGGCCCTGATTGCGCTGATTGCCTTGACTGTGGTTATTGCGGTGCAGGCTGTGGGCATGATTCTTGTGATTGCCCTGCTGACCATTCCCGCCTACATTGCGGAATGCTACGCCAAGAACCTGGCCCAGATGATGGTCATGTCGGTGGTGTTTTCGCTGGTCCTTGTGGTGACCGGGCTTATGTTGGCCTGCCAGTTGAACTTTGTGGTGGGGCCGACAATCATTGCCTGTGGCGTCCTTGTTTATGCGCTTCACTTTGCCGTAAAGAAATTGCGTAGGGCTTAA